Proteins found in one Hevea brasiliensis isolate MT/VB/25A 57/8 chromosome 18, ASM3005281v1, whole genome shotgun sequence genomic segment:
- the LOC110668587 gene encoding SH3 domain-containing protein 3 encodes MDALRKQASKLREQVAKQQQAVIKQFSGTGYESSAVMVIDEVEMQRHQQLEKLYRLTRSGKDFQKDIVKAAETFTAIGYKHIEAGIKLSEDCCRYGTENANDNMLAKAVAIYGDARKHVEKEREDLNRLLSSQILDPLRAMITGAPLEDARHLAQRYSRMRQEAETQAAEVSRRQARVKEMPIPENVAKLHAAEAKMQELKANMAVLGKEAAAALAAVEAQQQRLTFQRLVAMVEGEKNYHLRIAAILSEVEAEMVSEKQRKESAPPVISSPVIPSENVSEKTMYFLAEATHPFIAETEKELSLEVGDYVVVRKVSPTGWSEGECKGKCGWFPSAYVEKRQRIPTSSGASQVY; translated from the exons ATGGACGCATTAAGGAAACAAGCCAGCAAGCTAAGAGAACAAGTAGCCAAGCAACAACAA GCTGTGATAAAACAGTTCAGTGGAACTGGTTATGAAAGCTCAGCTGTCATGGTTATTGATGAGGTTGAGATGCAGAGACATCAACAGCTGGAGAAACTGTACAGGTTGACTCGTTCAGGGAAG gattttcagaaggatattGTTAAAGCAGCGGAAACATTTACAGCCATTGGGTACAAACATATTGAAGCAG GAATCAAATTGTCTGAGGATTGCTGCAGATATGGAACTGAGAATGCTAATGATAACATGCTAGCTAAGGCTGTGGCCATCTATGGTGATGCTCGTAAACATGTGGAGAAAGAGCGAGAGGACTTAAATCGATTGTTATCTTCCCAG ATTTTAGATCCGCTACGAGCAATGATTACTGGTGCTCCTCTGGAAGATGCACGCCATCTAGCTCAACGTTATAGTCGGATGAGACAGGAAGCAGAGACACAG GCAGCAGAGGTTTCCAGAAGACAAGCAAGAGTAAAGGAAATGCCAATTCCTGAAAATGTTGCAAAGCTGCATGCAGCTGAAGCAAAGATGCAAGAACTAAAAGCAAACATGGCTGTTCTTGGTAAAGAAGCTGCAGCTGCTTTGGCTGCTGTTGAAGCACAGCAGCAAAGATTGACTTTCCAGAGGCTTGTTGCAATG GTTGAAGGAGAAAAGAATTACCATCTGAGAATTGCTGCCATTCTCAGTGAGGTTGAAGCTGAG ATGGTCTCAGAGAAACAGCGGAAAGAGTCTGCTCCTCCAGTGATTTCATCTCCTGTAATTCCATCAGAGAATGTATCAGAGAAAACCATGTACTTCTTGGCTGAA GCAACACATCCTTTCATTGCAGAAACGGAGAAGGAGCTGAGCTTGGAAGTGGGTGATTATGTTGTCGTGCGAAAG GTGAGCCCAACTGGATGGTCAGAAGGAGAATGTAAAGGAAAATGTGGGTGGTTCCCCTCAGCATATGTGGAGAAGCGCCAGAGAATTCCCACCAGTAGTGGGGCTTCTCAAGTTTACTAG
- the LOC110668589 gene encoding ABC transporter B family member 9 isoform X1: protein MEKDKETAKTSQSGGTKESNGYDEKVPLCKLFTFADKVDVVLMIVGTVSAIANGLSQPLMALIFGQLINSFGTADQSSVVDTVSKISLRMVFLACGSGVASLLQVSCWMVTGERQSARIRSLYLKAILRQDTGFFDTETTTGEVIGRMSGDTVLIQDAMGEKVGKFIQLSSTFFGGFIIAFVRGWLLSVVLLACIPLVAIVGGFMAMVMSKMSSRGQIAYAQAGNVVEQTIGAIRTVASFTGEKHAIKKYNDKLKVAYKTTVQQGLASGLGIGTMLLVVFSTYALAVWYGSKLIMNNDYNGGQVITIIMSIMTGGMSLGQTSPSLNAFAAGQAAAYKMFETINRIPKIDPYDTSGMTLKGVNGDIELKDVYFRYPARPDVQIFSGFSLQIPSGKTVALVGHSGSGKSTVISLVERFYDPDSGQVLIDGVDLKKLKLSWIRQKIGLVSQEPILFATSIKKNIAYGKENATDQEIRTAIELANASKFINQMPEGLDTMVGEHGTQLSGGQKQRIAIARAILKNPKILLLDEATSALDAESERIVQNALENVMCNRTTVVVAHRLTTIRNADIIAVVHLGKLVEKGTHEDLIQNKDGAYSQLIRLQGGAKESEHSQQLDADASEISLGLEKSFSSSESQRQSMLRSLSRVSSGSRQSFSINNLGFGLLVDINIVDSEKHEEKTMLEKKQPKQVPMRRLAHLNKPELPILLFGAIAAAIHGTVFPAFGVLLSTAIKVFYEPPNELKKDSKFWAAVYVGIGFIALLSISVQNYFFGIAGGKLIERIRSITFEKVVHQEISWFDDPANSSGAVGARLSTDASTVRSLVGDALALVVQNASTIVAALVIAFTANWILAFIILAVSPLLLVQGFTQAKFTKGFSADAKLMYEEASQVANDAVGSIRTVASFCAEKKVMDLYQEKCNGPVKKGVRLGLVSGAGLGFSFFILYCTNAFCFYIGSVLVQHGKATFGEVFKVRYELASWFSFPIFFPFLLFNLPSSFLQVFFALTIAAIGVSNSSAMGTDSSKAKDAAASIFNIIDRKPKIDSSSDEGTTLPHIKGDIELEKVSFRYPMRPHVQIFRDLSLSIPSGKTVALVGESGSGKSTVISLLERFYDPDSGRIYIDNVEIKKFKLSWLRQQMGLVGQEPILFNETIRTNIAYGKQGNPTEEEIIAATKAANAHNFISSLPQGYDTFVGERGVQLSGGQKQRIAIARAIVKNPKILLLDEATSALDAESERVVQDALDKVMVDRTTVVVAHRLTTIKGADIIAVVKNGVIAEKGKHDTLMKITDGAYASLVALHMNST, encoded by the exons ATGGAAAAAGATAAAGAAACAGCAAAAACCAGCCAAAGTGGAGGTACAAAAGAATCGAATGGATATGATGAGAAGGTCCCACTCTGCAAGCTGTTCACTTTCGCAGACAAGGTCGATGTAGTCTTGATGATTGTAGGCACAGTATCTGCCATTGCCAATGGACTATCTCAGCCTCTCATGGCTCtcatttttggccaacttatcaactcttttggcACTGCAGACCAATCCAGTGTCGTGGATACTGTGTCAAAG ATATCACTAAGGATGGTGTTCTTAGCTTGTGGTTCAGGTGTCGCTTCTTTGCTAC AGGTGTCATGTTGGATGGTGACTGGAGAAAGGCAATCAGCTCGTATCCGAAGTCTGTACTTAAAAGCAATATTGAGACAGGACACTGGCTTCTTTGATACTGAAACAACGACTGGCGAGGTTATTGGAAGAATGTCAGGTGACACTGTTCTCATTCAAGATGCCATGGGTGAAAAA GTTGGGAAGTTCATACAACTATCGTCAACATTTTTTGGTGGCTTTATAATTGCTTTTGTAAGAGGCTGGCTTCTTTCTGTAGTTCTACTCGCTTGCATTCCTCTTGTTGCAATTGTTGGTGGATTCATGGCAATGGTCATGTCAAAAATGTCAAGCCGTGGACAAATTGCTTATGCACAAGCAGGGAATGTAGTAGAACAAACAATTGGAGCCATTAGAACA GTTGCATCCTTCACAGGTGAGAAACATGCAATTAAGAAATATAATGACAAACTAAAGGTAGCATACAAAACAACTGTTCAACAAGGACTGGCCTCAGGCTTAGGAATTGGAACAATGTTGCTCGTTGTATTCTCCACTTATGCACTGGCCGTATGGTATGGATCCAAATTAATCATGAACAACGACTATAATGGTGGACAAGTAATCACTATTATTATGTCAATTATGACAGGTGGAAT GTCACTGGGTCAGACTTCTCCATCCTTGAATGCATTTGCAGCAGGGCAAGCTGCCGCATATAAGATGTTTGAGACCATCAATCGAATACCAAAAATCGATCCCTATGACACAAGTGGAATGACATTAAAAGGGGTCAACGGGGATATTGAACTAAAAGATGTGTACTTCAGATACCCTGCCAGGCCTGATGTTCAGATATTCTCTGGATTTTCACTGCAAATTCCAAGCGGCAAAACTGTGGCTTTAGTCGGTCATAGTGGAAGTGGGAAGTCAACTGTTATTAGCCTAGTCGAGAGATTTTATGATCCTGATTCTGGTCAAGTGCTTATAGATGGTGTTGATTTGAAGAAGTTGAAGCTTAGCTGGATAAGACAGAAGATTGGTCTAGTAAGTCAGGAACCTATCTTATTTGCAACTAGCATAAAAAAGAACATAGCATATGGAAAAGAAAATGCCACGGATCAGGAGATTAGAACTGCAATTGAACTTGCTAATGCTTCCAAATTCATCAATCAAATGCCTGAG GGGCTTGACACAATGGTAGGAGAGCATGGCACTCAATTATCAGGAGGCCAAAAACAAAGAATTGCTATTGCAAGGGCCATTTTAAAGAATCCAAAAATTCTCCTCCTTGATGAAGCAACAAGTGCATTAGATGCTGAGTCTGAACGCATTGTCCAAAATGCACTAGAGAATGTTATGTGCAACAGGACAACTGTAGTTGTTGCTCATCGTTTAACCACCATTAGGAATGCTGACATCATTGCTGTAGTGCATTTGGGCAAACTTGTGGAGAaag GAACTCATGAGGATTTGATACAAAACAAGGATGGAGCATACTCCCAACTAATTCGCCTGCAAGGAGGAGCTAAGGAATCTGAACATTCTCAACAGCTAGATGCAGATGCTTCAGAAATTAGTTTGGGATTAGAAAAGTCCTTTTCTAGTTCAGAAAGCCAGAGACAATCTATGCTGAGATCTTTGAGTAGAGTTTCATCAGGAAGCCGCCAATCTTTCTCGATTAACAACTTAGGCTTTGGTTTGCTTGTTGATATTAATATTGTCGACTCAGAAAAGCATGAGGAGAAGACTATGCTAGAGAAGAAGCAGCCTAAACAAGTTCCAATGAGACGGCTTGCCCACCTGAACAAGCCTGAATTGCCAATTCTATTGTTTGGAGCCATTGCTGCAGCAATACATGGGACCGTTTTCCCAGCATTTGGCGTTTTACTATCAACAGCCATTAAAGTGTTCTATGAGCCTCCAAATGAGCTGAAAAAAGATTCAAAGTTCTGGGCAGCGGTATATGTGGGGATTGGTTTCATTGCTTTATTATCTATATCAGTGCAGAACTACTTCTTTGGAATTGCAGGGGGTAAATTGATAGAAAGAATTCGTTCCATTACATTTGAAAAGGTTGTACACCAAGAAATCAGCTGGTTTGATGATCCTGCAAATTCTAG TGGAGCGGTTGGGGCAAGATTGTCAACGGATGCTTCAACAGTTAGGAGTCTTGTTGGTGATGCCTTGGCCTTAGTTGTCCAAAACGCATCAACAATCGTAGCAGCACTGGTTATAGCATTCACAGCTAACTGGATTCTGGCATTTATAATTCTTGCAGTATCACCCTTGCTGCTGGTTCAAGGGTTCACTCAGGCAAAGTTTACGAAGGGGTTCAGTGCAGATGCCAAG CTGATGTATGAAGAAGCAAGTCAGGTGGCAAATGATGCAGTTGGAAGCATTAGAACTGTTGCGTCATTTTGTGCTGAGAAGAAGGTGATGGACTTGTACCAAGAGAAATGTAATGGTCCTGTAAAAAAAGGGGTTCGGCTTGGACTTGTTAGTGGTGCAGGTCTTGGCTTCTCGTTCTTTATACTCTATTGCACAAATGCATTCTGTTTTTACATCGGATCTGTTCTTGTACAACATGGGAAAGCAACATTTGGAGAAGTTTTCAAAGTAAGATATGAATTGGCCTCTTGGttttcttttcccattttttTTCCCTTCCTTCTTTTCAATCTACCTTCAAGTTTTCTGCAGGTTTTCTTCGCGTTGACAATTGCAGCAATTGGGGTTTCCAATTCCAGTGCCATGGGTACAGACAGTAGCAAAGCCAAGGATGCAGCAGCttcaatatttaatattattgacAGAAAGCCCAAAATTGACTCAAGTAGTGATGAAGGCACTACACTTCCACATATAAAAGGTGACATTGAGCTTGAAAAAGTCAGTTTCAGGTATCCAATGAGACCACATGTTCAAATTTTCAGAGACTTATCCCTTAGTATCCCCTCTGGAAAG ACAGTTGCTTTGGTGGGGGAGAGTGGCAGTGGAAAGTCAACAGTAATTAGCCTCTTAGAGAGATTTTATGATCCTGATTCTGGTCGTATATATATAGACAATGTGGAAATCAAGAAGTTCAAACTAAGCTGGCTGAGACAACAAATGGGATTAGTAGGCCAAGAACCAATACTCTTCAATGAAACCATCCGCACAAATATTGCTTACGGCAAGCAGGGAAATCCTACTGAGGAAGAGATAATTGCTGCAACAAAAGCAGCAAATGCTCACAACTTCATTAGTTCATTACCACAGGGCTATGACACCTTTGTAGGTGAACGAGGAGTACAATTATCTGGTGGGCAAAAGCAAAGGATAGCCATTGCAAGGGCAATAGTAAAGAATCCAAAAATTCTTTTGCTTGATGAGGCGACAAGCGCACTAGACGCAGAATCAGAGCGAGTGGTACAGGATGCATTAGATAAAGTTATGGTGGACAGAACCACTGTAGTTGTTGCTCACCGGCTCACCACCATTAAAGGTGCCGACATTATTGCTGTAGTGAAGAACGGTGTGATTGCTGAGAAAGGGAAGCATGATACATTAATGAAGATCACCGATGGAGCTTATGCTTCCTTGGTTGCACTTCACATGAATTCAACATAA
- the LOC110668589 gene encoding ABC transporter B family member 9 isoform X2 yields the protein MEKDKETAKTSQSGGTKESNGYDEKVPLCKLFTFADKVDVVLMIVGTVSAIANGLSQPLMALIFGQLINSFGTADQSSVVDTVSKISLRMVFLACGSGVASLLQVSCWMVTGERQSARIRSLYLKAILRQDTGFFDTETTTGEVIGRMSGDTVLIQDAMGEKVGKFIQLSSTFFGGFIIAFVRGWLLSVVLLACIPLVAIVGGFMAMVMSKMSSRGQIAYAQAGNVVEQTIGAIRTVASFTGEKHAIKKYNDKLKVAYKTTVQQGLASGLGIGTMLLVVFSTYALAVWYGSKLIMNNDYNGGQVITIIMSIMTGGMSLGQTSPSLNAFAAGQAAAYKMFETINRIPKIDPYDTSGMTLKGVNGDIELKDVYFRYPARPDVQIFSGFSLQIPSGKTVALVGHSGSGKSTVISLVERFYDPDSGQVLIDGVDLKKLKLSWIRQKIGLVSQEPILFATSIKKNIAYGKENATDQEIRTAIELANASKFINQMPEGLDTMVGEHGTQLSGGQKQRIAIARAILKNPKILLLDEATSALDAESERIVQNALENVMCNRTTVVVAHRLTTIRNADIIAVVHLGKLVEKGTHEDLIQNKDGAYSQLIRLQGGAKESEHSQQLDADASEISLGLEKSFSSSESQRQSMLRSLSRVSSGSRQSFSINNLGFGLLVDINIVDSEKHEEKTMLEKKQPKQVPMRRLAHLNKPELPILLFGAIAAAIHGTVFPAFGVLLSTAIKVFYEPPNELKKDSKFWAAVYVGIGFIALLSISVQNYFFGIAGGKLIERIRSITFEKVVHQEISWFDDPANSSGAVGARLSTDASTVRSLVGDALALVVQNASTIVAALVIAFTANWILAFIILAVSPLLLVQGFTQAKFTKGFSADAKLMYEEASQVANDAVGSIRTVASFCAEKKVMDLYQEKCNGPVKKGVRLGLVSGAGLGFSFFILYCTNAFCFYIGSVLVQHGKATFGEVFKVFFALTIAAIGVSNSSAMGTDSSKAKDAAASIFNIIDRKPKIDSSSDEGTTLPHIKGDIELEKVSFRYPMRPHVQIFRDLSLSIPSGKTVALVGESGSGKSTVISLLERFYDPDSGRIYIDNVEIKKFKLSWLRQQMGLVGQEPILFNETIRTNIAYGKQGNPTEEEIIAATKAANAHNFISSLPQGYDTFVGERGVQLSGGQKQRIAIARAIVKNPKILLLDEATSALDAESERVVQDALDKVMVDRTTVVVAHRLTTIKGADIIAVVKNGVIAEKGKHDTLMKITDGAYASLVALHMNST from the exons ATGGAAAAAGATAAAGAAACAGCAAAAACCAGCCAAAGTGGAGGTACAAAAGAATCGAATGGATATGATGAGAAGGTCCCACTCTGCAAGCTGTTCACTTTCGCAGACAAGGTCGATGTAGTCTTGATGATTGTAGGCACAGTATCTGCCATTGCCAATGGACTATCTCAGCCTCTCATGGCTCtcatttttggccaacttatcaactcttttggcACTGCAGACCAATCCAGTGTCGTGGATACTGTGTCAAAG ATATCACTAAGGATGGTGTTCTTAGCTTGTGGTTCAGGTGTCGCTTCTTTGCTAC AGGTGTCATGTTGGATGGTGACTGGAGAAAGGCAATCAGCTCGTATCCGAAGTCTGTACTTAAAAGCAATATTGAGACAGGACACTGGCTTCTTTGATACTGAAACAACGACTGGCGAGGTTATTGGAAGAATGTCAGGTGACACTGTTCTCATTCAAGATGCCATGGGTGAAAAA GTTGGGAAGTTCATACAACTATCGTCAACATTTTTTGGTGGCTTTATAATTGCTTTTGTAAGAGGCTGGCTTCTTTCTGTAGTTCTACTCGCTTGCATTCCTCTTGTTGCAATTGTTGGTGGATTCATGGCAATGGTCATGTCAAAAATGTCAAGCCGTGGACAAATTGCTTATGCACAAGCAGGGAATGTAGTAGAACAAACAATTGGAGCCATTAGAACA GTTGCATCCTTCACAGGTGAGAAACATGCAATTAAGAAATATAATGACAAACTAAAGGTAGCATACAAAACAACTGTTCAACAAGGACTGGCCTCAGGCTTAGGAATTGGAACAATGTTGCTCGTTGTATTCTCCACTTATGCACTGGCCGTATGGTATGGATCCAAATTAATCATGAACAACGACTATAATGGTGGACAAGTAATCACTATTATTATGTCAATTATGACAGGTGGAAT GTCACTGGGTCAGACTTCTCCATCCTTGAATGCATTTGCAGCAGGGCAAGCTGCCGCATATAAGATGTTTGAGACCATCAATCGAATACCAAAAATCGATCCCTATGACACAAGTGGAATGACATTAAAAGGGGTCAACGGGGATATTGAACTAAAAGATGTGTACTTCAGATACCCTGCCAGGCCTGATGTTCAGATATTCTCTGGATTTTCACTGCAAATTCCAAGCGGCAAAACTGTGGCTTTAGTCGGTCATAGTGGAAGTGGGAAGTCAACTGTTATTAGCCTAGTCGAGAGATTTTATGATCCTGATTCTGGTCAAGTGCTTATAGATGGTGTTGATTTGAAGAAGTTGAAGCTTAGCTGGATAAGACAGAAGATTGGTCTAGTAAGTCAGGAACCTATCTTATTTGCAACTAGCATAAAAAAGAACATAGCATATGGAAAAGAAAATGCCACGGATCAGGAGATTAGAACTGCAATTGAACTTGCTAATGCTTCCAAATTCATCAATCAAATGCCTGAG GGGCTTGACACAATGGTAGGAGAGCATGGCACTCAATTATCAGGAGGCCAAAAACAAAGAATTGCTATTGCAAGGGCCATTTTAAAGAATCCAAAAATTCTCCTCCTTGATGAAGCAACAAGTGCATTAGATGCTGAGTCTGAACGCATTGTCCAAAATGCACTAGAGAATGTTATGTGCAACAGGACAACTGTAGTTGTTGCTCATCGTTTAACCACCATTAGGAATGCTGACATCATTGCTGTAGTGCATTTGGGCAAACTTGTGGAGAaag GAACTCATGAGGATTTGATACAAAACAAGGATGGAGCATACTCCCAACTAATTCGCCTGCAAGGAGGAGCTAAGGAATCTGAACATTCTCAACAGCTAGATGCAGATGCTTCAGAAATTAGTTTGGGATTAGAAAAGTCCTTTTCTAGTTCAGAAAGCCAGAGACAATCTATGCTGAGATCTTTGAGTAGAGTTTCATCAGGAAGCCGCCAATCTTTCTCGATTAACAACTTAGGCTTTGGTTTGCTTGTTGATATTAATATTGTCGACTCAGAAAAGCATGAGGAGAAGACTATGCTAGAGAAGAAGCAGCCTAAACAAGTTCCAATGAGACGGCTTGCCCACCTGAACAAGCCTGAATTGCCAATTCTATTGTTTGGAGCCATTGCTGCAGCAATACATGGGACCGTTTTCCCAGCATTTGGCGTTTTACTATCAACAGCCATTAAAGTGTTCTATGAGCCTCCAAATGAGCTGAAAAAAGATTCAAAGTTCTGGGCAGCGGTATATGTGGGGATTGGTTTCATTGCTTTATTATCTATATCAGTGCAGAACTACTTCTTTGGAATTGCAGGGGGTAAATTGATAGAAAGAATTCGTTCCATTACATTTGAAAAGGTTGTACACCAAGAAATCAGCTGGTTTGATGATCCTGCAAATTCTAG TGGAGCGGTTGGGGCAAGATTGTCAACGGATGCTTCAACAGTTAGGAGTCTTGTTGGTGATGCCTTGGCCTTAGTTGTCCAAAACGCATCAACAATCGTAGCAGCACTGGTTATAGCATTCACAGCTAACTGGATTCTGGCATTTATAATTCTTGCAGTATCACCCTTGCTGCTGGTTCAAGGGTTCACTCAGGCAAAGTTTACGAAGGGGTTCAGTGCAGATGCCAAG CTGATGTATGAAGAAGCAAGTCAGGTGGCAAATGATGCAGTTGGAAGCATTAGAACTGTTGCGTCATTTTGTGCTGAGAAGAAGGTGATGGACTTGTACCAAGAGAAATGTAATGGTCCTGTAAAAAAAGGGGTTCGGCTTGGACTTGTTAGTGGTGCAGGTCTTGGCTTCTCGTTCTTTATACTCTATTGCACAAATGCATTCTGTTTTTACATCGGATCTGTTCTTGTACAACATGGGAAAGCAACATTTGGAGAAGTTTTCAAA GTTTTCTTCGCGTTGACAATTGCAGCAATTGGGGTTTCCAATTCCAGTGCCATGGGTACAGACAGTAGCAAAGCCAAGGATGCAGCAGCttcaatatttaatattattgacAGAAAGCCCAAAATTGACTCAAGTAGTGATGAAGGCACTACACTTCCACATATAAAAGGTGACATTGAGCTTGAAAAAGTCAGTTTCAGGTATCCAATGAGACCACATGTTCAAATTTTCAGAGACTTATCCCTTAGTATCCCCTCTGGAAAG ACAGTTGCTTTGGTGGGGGAGAGTGGCAGTGGAAAGTCAACAGTAATTAGCCTCTTAGAGAGATTTTATGATCCTGATTCTGGTCGTATATATATAGACAATGTGGAAATCAAGAAGTTCAAACTAAGCTGGCTGAGACAACAAATGGGATTAGTAGGCCAAGAACCAATACTCTTCAATGAAACCATCCGCACAAATATTGCTTACGGCAAGCAGGGAAATCCTACTGAGGAAGAGATAATTGCTGCAACAAAAGCAGCAAATGCTCACAACTTCATTAGTTCATTACCACAGGGCTATGACACCTTTGTAGGTGAACGAGGAGTACAATTATCTGGTGGGCAAAAGCAAAGGATAGCCATTGCAAGGGCAATAGTAAAGAATCCAAAAATTCTTTTGCTTGATGAGGCGACAAGCGCACTAGACGCAGAATCAGAGCGAGTGGTACAGGATGCATTAGATAAAGTTATGGTGGACAGAACCACTGTAGTTGTTGCTCACCGGCTCACCACCATTAAAGGTGCCGACATTATTGCTGTAGTGAAGAACGGTGTGATTGCTGAGAAAGGGAAGCATGATACATTAATGAAGATCACCGATGGAGCTTATGCTTCCTTGGTTGCACTTCACATGAATTCAACATAA
- the LOC110668584 gene encoding oxoglutarate-dependent flavonoid 7-O-demethylase 1: protein MEAEHTKLGSSLPVPCVQELAKKPLTKVPPRYLRPDEDSPIISNAASLPQVPVIDMQKLFSQDFIDSELDELHLACKNWGFFQLINHGVSSSLVEKVKVEIQEFFDLPMEEKNKYWQKPGDMEGFGQAFVVSEEQKLDWGDIFYMITLPHNLRKPYLFPKLPLPFRDTLETYSEEMKNLVMKIFNLMGKALGMEAEEMGKIFEEGCQKMRMNYYPPCPQPELVMGLNSHTDATGLTILLGVNEVEGLQIKKDGRWVPVKPLPDAFIINIGDILEIVTNGIYKSTEHRATVNSVKERISIATFYSPNLGGEMGPAPSLVSPERPASFRKIGVADFFKGFFSRELVGKSYLDVVRIQNEAAKND, encoded by the exons ATGGAAGCTGAACATACAAAGCTTGGGAGCTCTCTCCCGGTGCCTTGTGTGCAGGAGCTGGCAAAGAAGCCACTGACAAAAGTTCCACCGCGTTATTTGCGTCCTGATGAAGACTCTCCAATCATATCTAATGCTGCTTCTCTACCCCAAGTTCCTGTGATTGACATGCAAAAGTTATTTTCCCAAGATTTCATCGATTCAGAGCTGGATGAGCTCCATCTCGCATGCAAAAACTGGGGTTTCTTCCAG ctGATAAATCATGGAGTGAGCAGTTCATTAGTGGAAAAAGTGAAGGTGGAAATTCAAGAATTCTTCGATCTcccaatggaagagaagaataagtATTGGCAAAAACCAGGAGATATGGAAGGATTTGGACAGGCTTTCGTTGTGTCAGAGGAGCAGAAGCTTGACTGGGGAGACATCTTCTACATGATCACCCTGCCACATAATCTGAGAAAGCCTTACCTATTCCCCAAGCTCCCTCTCCCATTCAG GGACACCTTGGAAACTTACTCAGAAGAAATGAAAAATCTTGTCATGAAAATCTTCAATCTCATGGGAAAAGCTCTAGGAATGGAAGCTGAAGAAATGGGAAAAATATTTGAGGAAGGGTGCCAGAAAATGAGAATGAACTACTATCCTCCATGCCCACAACCTGAGCTGGTCATGGGCCTCAATTCCCACACTGATGCAACAGGCCTCACAATCCTCCTTGGAGTCAACGAGGTAGAAGGTTTGCAAATAAAGAAAGATGGGAGATGGGTTCCTGTTAAGCCACTGCCAGATGCCTTTATCATCAATATTGGTGACATTTTGGAG ATTGTTACCAATGGAATTTACAAAAGCACTGAGCATAGAGCAACAGTGAACTCGGTGAAAGAGAGGATCTCCATTGCCACTTTTTATAGCCCGAATTTGGGTGGAGAAATGGGTCCAGCACCGAGCCTTGTATCCCCAGAGAGGCCTGCCTCATTTAGAAAAATCGGTGTTGCTGATTTCTTCAAGGGATTCTTTTCACGAGAATTGGTTGGAAAATCATACCTGGATGTCGTCAGGATCCAGAATGAAGCAGCCAAAAACGACTGA